GCAGCGCGGCGGGATTCGCGAACGTCGTGAAGCCCGCCATGTCGACGCCGAAGATGCCTTCCCCCGCCGAGTCGAGCAGCAGCCGATTGAAGGTGTTGAGGTGCTGCAATTCCTCGTTGGCGCTTTCCAAGGCGTACGTTCGCTCCTCGACGCGCGCTTCGAGCGTTGCGTTGAGTTCGCGCAAGGCGCGTTCCGCCGCCACGCGCTCCGTGATGTCCGTGTGCACCCCGACCCACTCGCGCACCGTCTCGTCAGCTTGCAAGACGGGCACGGCGCGCACGTGGAAGTGGCGGTACGTGCCGTCGGGCACTCGCACGCGGTGTGAGATGTCGAACGTGGTGCGCGTCACGACCGAACGCTCCCACGCGTCACGCGTGCGCTGACGGTCGTCAGGATGCACGGCGTTCAACCAGCCGTATCCTTCGTACTGCTCGCGCGTCTGCCCGGTGAGCCGCGCCCAGCCCGGCTGCTCGCCCAGCAACTCGCCTTCGGGACTGTTCGTCCACACCGCTTGCCGCGTGGCGTCCACGAGCGAGCGATAGCGCTCCTCGCTACGAATGGCGGTTTCGTGAAGGCGGGCGTTGCCGAGCGCAAGGGCGGCGCGACTCGCGAGTTCGCGCGCGAACGCCAAGTCCTCGTCACCGTACGCGTGCGTGGCGCGCGTCGAAGCGAGGCCCAGCACCCCGATCGTTTCGCCGCTCAGCACGAGGGGCACATGGATGACGGAGTGCATTCCGAGTTGCCGCAAGGCGTCTCGTCGCTCGACATCCTCGATCGCGTCGACGAGTTCTGTCGGCACGACGGGCAGCAGGAACGATTGCCCCGTCTGCATCACCCACGGAGGCGATCCGACGTCGGTCGCTTGAGCGGGATACTGCGTGAGGTACCAGCGCAGCAAGTCGATCTTCGCGGCGTCGTCGTGGCCGACCGCGACCGGCCACAAGGATCCGTCGTCGCGCGGCAGATACACGGCGGCCCAATCCGCGACTTGCCGAATCGCGAGGGCCATGATGCGCTGTAACGTCTCGCGCACGTCGAGCGACGCCGAGAGGGCGTCGCTGACTTCGGCGAGCATCGTGGCGCGGGCGCGAGCGTGGCGTTCCTCGTCGAGCAACCGCGCGTGCTCGAGCGCCCGCTCGGCTTCGCTCGCGGCGGCGAGAACCTGAGCGGAGCAGTCTTCGATGCTCGCGAGCAACGCCACGACGTCGCCGCGTTCGTCCCGAACGGGATGGGCGTCCACGCGGCAGTACCTCACGCCGCTCGGCGCGCTTGCCGTCGGCACCTCGTATTGAAAGCCGCGCAGCGCTTTGCCGCTTCGCAAGACGTCTCGGTAAGCGCGAACGAGCTCCGGCGGCACGGTGGGCACGACGTCTTGCAAGGCGCGGCCCGCATGTGCCTCGAGGGGCCAGCCGCTGAGCTGCGCGAACGCGGCGTTGACGCGCAAGCAGTGCAAGTCCGGGTCGTACAGCGCGTGCGCGACGCGCGCCTCCTCGAAGAGGACGTCGAGCACCGCGAAAATCGGCGGAGACGAGGAAGCGGACCGCTCGGAAGGCACGCTCCTATGCTAGCGACGATCTTCGTGACGCTCGTTCGTGAAAGCTCAATGAGCGCTTCATCTTCGAGCGCTTCAGCGGGCCGTCCAGCCCAGGTCGATGTCGAGCACGGCGCCCGTCATTCCCCACGCGCCTTCCGACACGACGTAGCTCACGAGCCCCGCGACGTCTCCGGGATCGAGCAGACGCTTGATGGCGGCGGGCTCCAGCATCACCTTCTCCAGCACCTCCTCCTCGGAGATGCCGCGCGTTCTGGCTTGATCGGCGAGTTGGCCTTCCACGAGGGGCGTGCGAACGTAGCCGGGACACACGGCGTTCACGGTAAGCCCCAGTGGGCCACCTTCGAGGGCGGCGGTGCGCGTCAAGCCGATCACGCCGTGCTTCGCGCTGATGTACGCGCTCTTGAACGGGCTCGCGACGTGCCCGTGAATGGACGCGACGTTCACGATACGTCCGTGGCGCGTACGCGTGAGGTGCGGCCAAGCGTACTTCGACAGCAAAAAGGGCGCGGTGAGCATCACGGCGATCATGCGCTCCCACGTGTCCTCGGGAAAATCGGCGATCGGATCGATGTGCTGAAAGCCCGCGTTGTTCACGAGGACGTCGAGCGAACCGAGGCTTGACACGGTCTCCTCGACGGCGCGGCGGCAATCGGCGCGCACGCTGAGGTCCGCTCCGACGAACGCGAAGCCTTCCTCACGGGCGACGCCCTCGGCGCGCTCACCGGGCAAGTCGAGAATCGCGACGCGCAGGCCGTCTTCGCGCAAACGACGCGCGACGGCCAGGCCGATGCCGGACGCGCCGCCCGTCACGAGGGCGCTTCGTGTGGTGCTGGTCATGCCTCACCGTACCGGCGCCGCGTTACGGCGACGTCGCACCGACGAGGGTGCGGAACAAAGCGCGCGTCTCCGGCAAGGGCGTGAGGCCAAGCGTCGCAAGGGCCCGCTCGCATCCCTGATAGGCGCGCACGGCGCCATGGGCGTTGCCGAGGGCGTACCAGGTGCGCAGCAAGACGCGCAAGGAAGGCTCGTGCGCAGGTTCGGCGAGCAAGGCGCGCTCGGCGAGGCGAGCGGCGTCCTCGAAGGCGCCTCGGTCGAACGCGGCGGCCGCCTCGGTCGTGAGCGCTTCCGGCAAGCGGGTCGCGTAGCGCTCGGCTTGCGCCTGCACGTCGTCGAGGTCGCACGCCGCGTAGCGTTCGGGCAAAGCGAGCAGCGCGGCGGCGCGGCCCGCCGAACCGGGCGCCGCGTTCAACACGCGCCACGCGTCCCAGGCGTCCACCACGAGGTCCGGCGACGGCTTGAGGCGCAGCCACTCACCGCGTTCGAGAAAGTACCCGTGCGGCTCGCTCGGCTCCAGCAGTTGCCCCAGCGCGTGCAAGACGATGCGCATGTTGCGCTCGGACACGCTGGGCTCGACGTCGGGAAAGAGCGCTTCTTGCGCGGCCTCGCGCGCGAGGCCGCCTTCGTGCGCGACCAGCAAAGCGAGCAGATCGCGCGCCTTCGCCCGTCCCCAGTCGCGCACCTCCACCCCGCCCCGCTCCAACACGAGCCGCCCGAGAACCCGCACGCGCACCTCCGCGCCGGGATGCTGAGCGGGCACGTCCGCGTAGCCGAGTTCCCGCGCGATGCCCGAGAGGTCGGCGCGGCGTTCGTCGGTCAGCGCGCTTCCGAGGCGCGCGAGCAGGGCGGCCCTCGCCACGCGCGTCCTCGCCACGCTCAACAGCGTCGATCTTGTCAGCAAAAACGGGCGGGCGAGCGCGGCTTCCCGCGCCGCGCTCGAATCCGAGCCGTCCACCGCGAACGACGCGAGGGCGGCGGCGTGCACGCCGAAGGTATCGCCGCACGCGGCGAAGTCGGCGCTCGCGCGGCGCAGTTCTCGGGCGGCGTCCTCGTGCCGAGCGTGCGCGAGCCCCAAGGCGAACGTGAGCCGCACGAGCGCCGTCATGTACCGATCGCCGCTCTCCTCGCTGATGGCGAGGGCGCGCTCGGCGAGGTCGCGGGCGTGGGGCGCGCCTTTGGCGGCGGCGAGGAACGCCAAGCCCATGAGAGGCTCGGCGGTGAGGCGCGGCGCCGCCGTGCCGTCGGCGAAGGCGAGCGCCTCCTCGTACGCGGCGCCCGCCTCGGTCCACGAGCCGCGCGCGAGATGCACGTGCCCGAGGCGCGACAACGCGAGGCTGCGCACGAAAGGACTTTCGAGGCGCTCGCCTTCGAGCGCGCCCGAGCGGGCGCTTCGTTCGGCTTCCTCGAGTTCGCCGAGCAAGGCGCCCACGAGGCTTTCGAGCAGCAAGGCTTCGCGGTGACCGCGCGCTTCGCGCTGACCGCCGAGCTCGTCGCGCGCTCCGGAGCGGGCGCGTTCGATGGCTTCTTGAAGGTGACCGCGCCGCAAGGCGAAGCGCGCGGTCTCGGTGATGTCGGGCCAGCGCCGACGCGCGCTCGCAAGGCGGCCCGCGTTGAGGTCGTTCTCGGCGCGCAGACGAGCCAAAACGTCGGGCTCGGTCGCGCCGAGCTCCTGCGCTTCGTGCAGCAGCGGCTCGGCGAGGGCGGGCCGTACTGTGTCGAGGTACACCCTCGCTCCGCCGAGCGCCCGTGCCGCTCGTGGCGCTCGATCATACGCGGACGTCGCCGCCGCGTAGCGACTGCGGGCGCGATGAACGTCGCCGAGCACCTCGTACAACTCCGGATTCGCCCGCATCGTCTCCTCGGGTAGGTGCCGCAAGGCGCGCTCGACGAGCGCCACGCGTCCTTGGCCAAGCCAGCGGCTCGCGTGCGCCGCCAGCAACGCCGCCGCGCGCTCCACGTCACCCGCTTGCAGGTGCGCGTGGAGCGCGAGGCGATGCGAACCGCTGTCCTCGAAATGCGCGGCGCCGAGACGCGCGAGCTCGCGAGCTTCCTCGGGACTGAGGGCCGCGCGCAGGTGGGCGCGCAGCAGCGGGTGCGCTCGAAATCCGCCGCCTTCACGCGTCAAGAAGGTTCCGCTGCGGGCGAGCGCGTCGAGGTACGTTGCGGCGCGCGGTTCGTTCAGGACGCGCTGAAGCAAGTCGGGCGTGAGGGTTTCGAAGACGCTGGAACGCCGCAGGAAGTCCCTCAGAGGTTCTTGCAGCGGTCCGAGCACCTCCTGGGCGAGGTACGCGAAGAGCGTCCCGAGTTGCGTCGACTGCGTCTCGAAGTTGCGCAGAGCGCTCGGCGAGAGGCGGCCGCTGGCGAGTACCTGCGCGAGAAAGCGCGCCGCGATCGGCCAGCCTTCCGTGACGCTCCACGCGAGTTGAGCTTCGTCGGGCGTCACCTTCGCGTCCATGAGGGCCAGCAAGGCGCTCATCTCGGCGCGGTCGAAGCTCAACTCGGCCGTTCCGAGGTGAAGAACGTC
The sequence above is drawn from the Deinococcus yavapaiensis KR-236 genome and encodes:
- a CDS encoding PAS domain S-box protein; the protein is MPSERSASSSPPIFAVLDVLFEEARVAHALYDPDLHCLRVNAAFAQLSGWPLEAHAGRALQDVVPTVPPELVRAYRDVLRSGKALRGFQYEVPTASAPSGVRYCRVDAHPVRDERGDVVALLASIEDCSAQVLAAASEAERALEHARLLDEERHARARATMLAEVSDALSASLDVRETLQRIMALAIRQVADWAAVYLPRDDGSLWPVAVGHDDAAKIDLLRWYLTQYPAQATDVGSPPWVMQTGQSFLLPVVPTELVDAIEDVERRDALRQLGMHSVIHVPLVLSGETIGVLGLASTRATHAYGDEDLAFARELASRAALALGNARLHETAIRSEERYRSLVDATRQAVWTNSPEGELLGEQPGWARLTGQTREQYEGYGWLNAVHPDDRQRTRDAWERSVVTRTTFDISHRVRVPDGTYRHFHVRAVPVLQADETVREWVGVHTDITERVAAERALRELNATLEARVEERTYALESANEELQHLNTFNRLLLDSAGEGIFGVDMAGFTTFANPAALRMIGYEHDEVVGRPQHSLVHHSHADGTPYPLSGCPILTSRVDGEVRHVDDEVFWRKDGTFFPVEYVSTPLRSAHGKIVGAVVMFRDVTDRKRAEDELRRANEELRRSNAELERFAFVASHDLQEPLRTIASFTEILNRRYANAFDDTGRKYLALVTRGAERLKVLIDDLLVFSRLNVGRDLTRPVPAERPLREAVTRLAAFLDETGGRVEAGELPTVLGDEGELTQLFQNLVGNAVKFRREGVPPLVRVEARREGDFWHFTVSDNGIGIEKKYFERVFGLFERLHLRDRYEGTGLGLAIVRKIVERHGGVVWLESTVGEGTTVHFTLRDAAAPDVHQAVFTGDH
- a CDS encoding 3-hydroxybutyrate dehydrogenase, producing the protein MTSTTRSALVTGGASGIGLAVARRLREDGLRVAILDLPGERAEGVAREEGFAFVGADLSVRADCRRAVEETVSSLGSLDVLVNNAGFQHIDPIADFPEDTWERMIAVMLTAPFLLSKYAWPHLTRTRHGRIVNVASIHGHVASPFKSAYISAKHGVIGLTRTAALEGGPLGLTVNAVCPGYVRTPLVEGQLADQARTRGISEEEVLEKVMLEPAAIKRLLDPGDVAGLVSYVVSEGAWGMTGAVLDIDLGWTAR
- a CDS encoding BTAD domain-containing putative transcriptional regulator, producing the protein MTLEHPAPRRAKPPQPRGALPRPRLLSLLRGPERIVACVAPAGYGKTTTFAAHLGDFGLACWYTLDAEDADPSVFAVGLARALSRLPNAERLERALEDGASPRALARIAADVLEANGALLVLDEAQHLTHPLVEDVAREVLLVARVALLSRTSLVTPTLTTLGAQGDVLHLGTAELSFDRAEMSALLALMDAKVTPDEAQLAWSVTEGWPIAARFLAQVLASGRLSPSALRNFETQSTQLGTLFAYLAQEVLGPLQEPLRDFLRRSSVFETLTPDLLQRVLNEPRAATYLDALARSGTFLTREGGGFRAHPLLRAHLRAALSPEEARELARLGAAHFEDSGSHRLALHAHLQAGDVERAAALLAAHASRWLGQGRVALVERALRHLPEETMRANPELYEVLGDVHRARSRYAAATSAYDRAPRAARALGGARVYLDTVRPALAEPLLHEAQELGATEPDVLARLRAENDLNAGRLASARRRWPDITETARFALRRGHLQEAIERARSGARDELGGQREARGHREALLLESLVGALLGELEEAERSARSGALEGERLESPFVRSLALSRLGHVHLARGSWTEAGAAYEEALAFADGTAAPRLTAEPLMGLAFLAAAKGAPHARDLAERALAISEESGDRYMTALVRLTFALGLAHARHEDAARELRRASADFAACGDTFGVHAAALASFAVDGSDSSAAREAALARPFLLTRSTLLSVARTRVARAALLARLGSALTDERRADLSGIARELGYADVPAQHPGAEVRVRVLGRLVLERGGVEVRDWGRAKARDLLALLVAHEGGLAREAAQEALFPDVEPSVSERNMRIVLHALGQLLEPSEPHGYFLERGEWLRLKPSPDLVVDAWDAWRVLNAAPGSAGRAAALLALPERYAACDLDDVQAQAERYATRLPEALTTEAAAAFDRGAFEDAARLAERALLAEPAHEPSLRVLLRTWYALGNAHGAVRAYQGCERALATLGLTPLPETRALFRTLVGATSP